A DNA window from Centroberyx gerrardi isolate f3 chromosome 3, fCenGer3.hap1.cur.20231027, whole genome shotgun sequence contains the following coding sequences:
- the map1lc3c gene encoding microtubule-associated protein 1 light chain 3 gamma — protein MPPFDKSQLQKPFKQRKSFATRKQEVAGIRSKFPNKIPVIIERYQREKYLPPLDKTKFLVPQELTMTQFVTIIRNRMALLPTQAFYLLIDSSGLASMSLTMAQVYKDHKDEDGFLYMTYASQEMFGRCNNNNNNNNNLYLYSTFHTQHAAQSALHQ, from the exons ATGCCTCCATTTGACAAATCCCAGCTCCAGAAGCCCTTCAAACAGAGGAAAAGCTTTG CTACAAGGAAACAAGAAGTTGCGGGGATTAGGTCGAAGTTCCCAAACAAAATTCCG GTTATAATTGAGCGGTATCAGCGGGAGAAGTACCTGCCGCCGCTGGACAAAACCAAGTTCCTGGTGCCGCAGGAGCTGACCATGACTCAGTTTGTCACCATCATCAG GAACCGCATGGCTCTGCTGCCGACTCAGGCCTTCTACCTGCTGATCGACAGCAGCGGTCTGGCCAGCATGTCTCTCACCATGGCTCAGGTCTACAAGGACCACAAGGACGAGGACGGCTTCCTCTACATGACCTACGCCTCCCAGGAGATGTTCGGCCGCTG taataataataataataataataataacctttatttgtatagcacctttcatacacaacatgcagctcaaagtgctttacatcaataa